A portion of the Juglans microcarpa x Juglans regia isolate MS1-56 chromosome 1D, Jm3101_v1.0, whole genome shotgun sequence genome contains these proteins:
- the LOC121234677 gene encoding pre-rRNA-processing protein TSR2 homolog, translating into MEPISTGNRAATASALQKAEAVSHLREGISLLLSQWTGLQMAIKNGWGGHDSLQKSKQLATDILSWFFQSNAHLSLEDLENFLNESMLFSFNTEIEDGSIEEVAEQLMIMHEEYWHGSHY; encoded by the exons ATGGAGCCTATCAGTACTGGAAACCGTGCTGCTACTGCTAGTGCTCTTCAGAAGGCCGAGGCAGTCTCTCATCTCCGGGAGGGAATCTCGTTGCTTCTCTCCCAATGGACAGGCCTTCAAATGGCCATCAAGAATGGGTGGGGCGGCCATGACTCCCTCCAGAAGTCCAAGCAGCTAGCCACCGATATCTTATCCTGGTTCTTTCAATCCAATG CACATCTGAGTCTGGAGGATTTAGAGAATTTTCTCAATGAAAGCATGCTGTTCTCTTTCAACACGGAGATCGAGGATGGTAGCATTGAGGAG GTGGCAGAACAGTTGATGATTATGCATGAAGAATATTGGCATGGAAGCCATTATTAG